The nucleotide sequence AAGAAAAGTCCAGAGAGTCATGCAAACGACGGTATAGCTTTAGCTAGCTTTCATTTCTTAGATTACTTACCTTTTCAGACAACCAATTCCCATGGACACCAATGGCGAGGAAAGGTTAACTTAACAACGGCTATGTTTGCCGTGATCAAAAGACCTCCTGTCAGTCGTCGTCAACTCCATCTAATGGTTCCCGCTAAAAGAGGAGTAAGACGAAAATATGGAGGAACTACTACAAAGTTCGGTTTGAGAAAAGGCGACTTAGTTCATTCCCCAAAAGGAATAGGCTTTGTCAGTGGACAGACCGAAAAACAAATATCTGTCAGCGATGCTAACTGGCGACGGTTAGGACAGATAAGCTCTAGACTATGTACATTAATTCGGCGTTCTACCGGTTTAATTGTTAGTTGCTAGAAAATATAAAGCCGTCCGACCCTTCGCGCTCTGGACGGGGTTTCAAACCCAAATTTTTGATGAGGTTGTTTTATGAAAAGAGTTTTAGCGATTATTCTAGGAGGAGGCGCAGGTACTCGTCTCTATCCACTAACCAAGCTGCGCGCCAAACCCGCGGTACCTTTAGCCGGAAAGTATCGTCTCATTGATATACCCGTCAGTAACTGCATCAACTCAGAAATTAGCAAAATTTACGTTCTAACTCAATTTAACTCAGCTTCCTTAAATCGCCACTTAAGCCGCACCTATAACTTTTCTAGCTTTAGTGAAGGCTTTGTCGAAGTATTAGCCGCCCAACAAACCGTAGAAAATCCTAGTTGGTTCCAAGGAACAGCAGACGCGGTGCGACAGTATCTTTGGCTATTTAGAGAATGGGATATTGACGAATATCTTATCCTCTCAGGCGATCATCTCTATCGCATGAACTATGCTGAGTTCATTGAGCGTCACCGAGATACTAAAGCCGATATTACCCTCTCGGTGGTTCCCATCGACGAAAAACGTGCCTCAAGCTTTGGCTTAATGAAAATTGACGACAATGGTAGAATAGTAGACTTTTCCGAAAAGCCCAAAGGAGAAGCACTCAAACAGATGCAAGTAGATACCACCGTACTGGGTTTAACTCCAGAAGAAGCACAAAAAAGTCCTTATATTGCTTCCATGGGTATCTACGTCTTTAACAAAAAAGTCATGGCAGATTTGTTGGAATATAGTCCAGAACAAACTGATTTCGGAAAAGAGATTATCCCCTCCGCGGCTAATAAATACAATCTGCAAGCCTTCTTATTTCAAGACTATTGGGAAGATATCGGAACCATCGAATCATTCTATGAAGCTAATCTGGCTCTAACTCAGCAGCCTTTGCCTCCTTTTAGCTTTTATGACGAAAAAGCTCCCATTTACACCCGTTCTCGTTATTTACCTCCCACCAAACTCCTAGATTGCCATGTCACTGAATCTATGATTGGAGAAGGATGCATCATCAAGCAGTGTCACATTAATCACTCGGTTTTAGGAATTCGTAGCTTAATTGAAACTAATTGCATTATAGAAGATACCCTAATTATGGGGGCTGACTATTACGAACCTTTCCTAGAGCGGCAAGAAAATTTACAACATGGTAAAATACCAGTAGGTATCGGTAAAAATAGCATCATTCGTCGTGCTATTGTCGATAAAAACGCTCGCATCGGTAGCAACGTTCAGATTATTAACAAAGATCGCGTAGAAGAAGCCAACCGTGAAGAACAAGGGTTTTTTATCCGTAGTGGTATTGTCGTAATCTTGAAAAACGCAGTAATTACTGACAATACGGTTATCTGAACTCCAGCAATAAAGAACTCCCGTCTTGGTTAAGGCGGGAATTTCTGACCCCACCTTTTTAGAAAATCATGAGTCAAAACCAAGAAGTAATTAAAATTGTCAGCGATAATCGTCAAGCCCGCTTTTTATACGAAATTTTAGAAACCTACGAAGCAGGAGTACAACTAACGGGAACAGAAGTCAAATCAATTCGCGCAGGAAAAGTTAATCTACGAGATGGTTATGGTTTAATTCGTAACGGTGAAGCTTGGTTGATTAATATTCACATCTCCGGGTATGAAGCCAGTGGAGCTTATTTTAATCATGAACCGCGCCGCAGTCGCAAGTTACTATTACATCGTCGCGAAATCAGTAAATTAATCGGTCAAATCGAACAAAAGGGTTTGACTCTCGTCCCGTTGAAAATGTATATCAAAGGCAATTGGATCAAAATTAGTCTCGGTTTAGGTAAAGGTAAAAAACTCCACGACAAACGGGAAACTATTAAGAGACGTGAAGATCAAAGAGACATGGAGCGAGCTTTAAAGCGTTAATCCCGCGACGGAGTAATCACACCAAAACTAGCGACAATTGCCACCAAAAACCACCAGATAGTATTAACTTGGGGACGATACCAGATCACATCCACTAGTCCCTGCACCAACATACCCACTAAACCCGCCATAGCCCCCATTAACCAGAATCCTCTCACACAACGCGTAAGATTTAGCCGTTGTAGATTGGTAAGACCTCGGTAGAAGATTGTAGCTATCAACACTAAAAAACTAGCTAGCCCAATCAAACCCATTTCCACCGTCATTTCTAGATAAATCGAGTAAGCCCCCAAAGAGGTAAAATTAGGACGCATATACAGGGGATAAATCTCGTTAAAGGCTTGATTTCCTGGTCCTATTCCCAATATAGGGTAATCTCGAATCATCTCTATTACAGCACCCCAGACGTTGAGACGAAAATTATTACTACTATCTTCTCTTCCTGCAAAAATACTCAATAAACGCAGACGCAAAGATTCTACCCGGAAAAAAGCAATTGTACCCGTAAGTGCGATCGCACTCGGCACTATAGGAATGATCCAAAGACGACCCCATTGAGGAAGAAATTGAAAATACCAATAGTACAGGAAGCAGAAAAAAGTCACCAATAACCCCGCCAATGCTAACCACCCCCCACGACTAGAGGTAAAGTACAGACAAGCTGAATTAAGCACAAATATCGTTACTGCTAATGCTTTCCCCCACCAACCTCTCCAAACGAAAATCGCACCCAAACTTAGGGCGATCGCTCCTAATAAATACCCCGCTAGTAAATTAGGATTGCCCAGATAACTATAAACTCGCGTACTTTGAGCTAGAGGGGAATCGGGGTCATTCCAAGTCGCTAGAGCATCTGCTCCAAAAATTCGCTGCCGTACTCCATATATACTTACTATTAAAGATGTATGTAGGAATATAGTAATTAACCAAGAACATAAACGAGGAGAACGAAGCACTTGCGCACTTAGAGCAAACATCATTAAGTAAAGAGTTAGCTTGATCCACCCATCTAAAGCCGCTGTTTTTACCGGAGAAAAAGCAGTAGCTACCGTGGCGATCGCCCAATACAAAAACACTAGTTGAGCGATTCCCCCACTATCGATCTTTTCCCTCTCACACAGGGTTAATACCAGCCAGAAAAACCCGACCCCTACTAACAACAATCCCACAATCCCATTAGAAACAAAAGGAGCCAATCCTAATACTAAAGCTAACAATAAAGCCCCCAAAGGTTTCGACCATCGCCACACCCAAGAGCTTTCTTTCCAACTTGCCAAACTGCCAATCAAACGACCCGTTAAACTAGCACGAATCCAATCATCACTCACAAAATTCATAACTATGTTGCCAATATTTTCGGTAACTTCAAGATATACTGATAATGGAAATCTTGACAACTCTGAACCAAAATTTCCCCCTCTTGTAATTCCGCTAAATAGCAACTTAAGAACAATTCTAGCAGTTGAGTATAATAATCTTTAAAATGTTCCGTTTCTTGGATTATCTTCGCTAAGCTGCTCGCTTTTAGCTTACGACCTTGCCACAATAGCTCTAGTTCTTGTTTTTGCCCAAGCCAAAAATTTGTCCCTGGTTGTTGGTTATTAACTAAACTAATAGCTATATCAATAGTTTTCTTTTGATAAGAAATACTCATATTTAATTGATATCTATTATCTTTAACTTCTAAAAAACTTAATGATAAATAGTAAAGAGTCTGGCGCAACTTTTTTTGATCTAGTAAATACAGAAATTCATTTTTTTCGCTTAAAATCTCTAAATCAATCCAATTTTTTAAACGAATAATTATATCTTGAGCCACCATACTTGGAGCTGTGGGACTTAGCTTTACCTGTTGTAAATCCTCAGACTCTAAATTGAGCTCTTCTATAGATTCTATCAGGGAAGCCAGGCTATAACCACTTTTATGAATTATTTCTAGATAGTTTTGCTGTTTCTCATTTAAAGGACCATAGTTTTGATTTTTTAAAACACTAGACATCCCAATCACACTAGTCAAAGGCGCGCGCAACTTTTCGGTAATTTCCTGGAAAAATTTGACTTGAAAAATATCAATTATATTTTTAACACCCGTTTTGAAATCTACTTGATGTTGACAAAAATACTTAGTTTCTAGCTCTCGCAAACACCATCTAGCCGTCAAGGCTAAAAATTCTTGATTCTTGAGGCTAAATTGATGGGGAACTAAATCCATTACCGCTAAAGTACCTAAACAATGCCCCGTACTAGTAATCAGGGGAGTACCTAAATAGGAACGAATACCATAATCTTTAACCAGTGAGAGATCAGCATATAAAGGATTAACTAGAGTATCTTCAATAATTAAGCATTGCTCACTATCAATCACATGAGCACAAAAAGAATCTTGTCTCCAAATTCTGCGCTCTTGTGCAAGAGGATTCATAAACCCCAATTTAGCTAAACCTAACGTCGACTTGAGCCAAAGATGATCACTGAGCATTAAGCCTAGAAAACAAATAGGGATTTCTAGAAAACGAGCAACCATTTGAGTCGCCTCTTCACAAACAGGAATAGTTTCCGGTGTAAGTAAATTGAGTTTTTTTAAGATATTCAAACGTTCTTGCTCTCTTTCATAGGAAAAGAGCCGTTGATCAGCGTTATTCATCTCAACTCCCAACTTGAGCAGTGCCTTTGAGGTTAAGAGCACAGGAAAAAACCTTTAATTCTAGTGCTACTATACATAGCTTTCCCTAATTTTTCCAAGAATGAACATATTTAGCAAAAATTATAAATAGCGAGTTAGTTGCACACGGTAGCGTTCCTTTTTCGTAATCGCCACTTCTCCAACCTGTAATCTGCCTTTTCCCTGAAAAGAAATCAGATCCCCTGAATGCAGTTGGTAACTAGGGCTACTGACTTCTTTCCAATTGACGCGCACATCTCCAGAGCTGATCGCTTCAGCCATTTTACTCCGAGACAAACCAAATCCCGCCGAGGCGATCGCATCTAAACGCATAGAAGCCTCCACCGTCTGAATCTCTTTAGTTTTCGCCGGAGTAATTTTGAGCTCACCGACTGCTATAGGCTTAGTTTGCACAGAAACTGATCGCACTTGTACCACAGTTCCACACAAGAAATCCACCATTTCCGGTACAACAATCACCTGAGCGCCTCTTTCTCCCAAGACGATGATATCCCCGATTTTGTCTCTAACTATGCCCGTACCCAAGATAGCCCCCAGAAAGTCCCTGTGGGTGGCCACATCGAACAAAAAGTTACCTTCAATTTTTAAAACAGCTAATTCTACTACTTCTGTATCTATAGGTACTTCCGTTCTTCCTAAACCCAGACGCTGGCGCTCTGCTTGAGGATATCCCCCCCAGGCTAAACAGTGTAACTCAGTCAAATCGGTAAATAGAGGTAATGCTTCTACTAAAATGGTAGGAGAGAGAAAATCGGTAAGTACTATTGACCAAGTTTTCCAAGCTTGCTCAGACAGATCCAGAATGCGGGCGATCTCCTCGCGATTTTCGACTCTTTTTAAGATTTCTGCTCGGGGTAACATTTATGAATTCTTCTCTTTTGTTCCATCTCGCTATTCCTATCAATGATACTGTGAAAGCCAAGACTTTTTATCATCAAGGTTTAGGTTGCGATCTTGGTAGAGAAAATGCCAGTGCGATTATTTTTAATTTCCATGGTCATCAGTTAGTGGCTCATATGACTAAACAAGCATTAGTTCCCCAGTCAGGTATATACCCCCGACACTTTGGTTTAATTTTTGCTAATGAAGTTGATTGGTCCAACCTCTTGACTAGAGCAAACGCTCAATCTCTGCAGTTTTATCAACAGCCGAAACTGCGTTTTCCCGGAGAATTCACCGAACACCGCACCTTTTTCCTAGAAGATCCTTTTTATAATCTCCTTGAATTTAAGTACTACCGTCACCATGAGGCAGTTTTTGGAGGAAGGGAACTTAATGCCATAGGCGATCGCTAATCATCCAGAGGTTCCGATAGTGCTTCAGCTAGCGCTTTTAATACCCGGCGATCGCTTAATAACCAAGAATGAAATAAAACTGGTATTTGTTGTTCTTTACCTATACCCATCCGACTGCTTCTAGCAGGGACGATCATCAAATCGTAGTCACTCCATAGAGTAGTTACCCGGAGGTTTTTGAGCAGTTCCTGGCGATCTTGGTTCAATTCCTTAAGAAAAGTACAGTCTGGGCGCATTTGACAGATTCCTTGGTTGGGTAAAAGATAAGCCGTTACCGTCCCTTGGTTGGGCGTACCAATATTAATATAGCGCTTAACCCTGTTAATTCCTCCCAATCGCTGCAGATAGTATCTAGTCACGATTCCACCCATGCTAAAACCAACTAAATCAATGCTTTGCTCAGGTTTAAAGGTTGTTTCTATATAATATTGTACCTGCTGGGCTAGAATCTCGAGTTTTTGGTTACCCCTATTGGGATTTAAATTTAATCTGTATACCGACCAACCTAAACTAGTTAAATAATCAGCCATTTGCTCAAAGACGGTTACTGTGTCGTTGAGACCGTGAATTAGCACAACAGGATTAATTGGAGACATCTGATAAATTTTTATGAAGAATCATTGCAAAATTTTGCTTATCTGAGAAACTATGAGTAAGAAGAAAAAGCTACAATCCCAAAGGGATCAGGTTCAATGCTCAAAAAAATACTCTCAGGTTTAAACAAGCAATCACAAAACGGTCAAGCCAAAAAAAGTAAAAACGGCTTCTACTTGGAAATAGAAGACAAAGACGCTAGTACAGATCATACCTTGGTTGAACAGAACGAGTCAACCGAAGTAGTAACAGAAGCTATAGAAGCTCCAGCAAAATCGGCACGAGCCAAAAAACAAAAAGTTGCCGCAAAAACCGAAGCTACTCAGGACTCAGACAAACCCGACTGGTTAAAACTTCTGTCTCAAAACAAACAGGAGACTCAAGCATCTACTCCTGAAGAAAGTAAGACCTTTGCTGATAAGCATTTGTTACCTATTTACACCAATAGTCGTCGTCGTCCTGGTGCCAGTCTAAGTAAATATATGGATATGGCTAGCCAAATCAAAACACCCAAAATAAAACGCTAAGATCAGTACTACCACTGTAGATACTACTGCAGTGGTTTTCACCAGTAGATGATTTCAAAAGTTTCCCTACCTTGAGATGGACAAAACTTCACACTGATATCCTTGACCACAGCCTCAGGTGGACCAGTACGACACCAATAAATAATCTTATCTACAGAAGCGCGATCGCCCTCAAAAACCGCTTCAACCCCACTGTTGGGCAAATTACGGACCCAACCCTTGATCTTCAAATTGCGCGCCTGTTGATGGGTAAAAAAACGATAGCCCACACCTTGAACTCTACCTGAAATTACAACGTGAGCGCAGATCCTTTCCTCGGACTGAGAATCCATGAAAACTTACTTGATCCCTAATTTAGTTAAAACTGGTCGAGTCGAAACAACGTGACGGTCTAAACCCAACTTTTCTGGAGGGATACCCAAAGCTAGACCGACTAATTGAGGTAAATGTAAAACAGGTAACCCAAGATCCTGTCCGGTAACTTTTTCTACCTCTGGTTGTCTTGAATCTAAATTGAGATGACACAAAGGACAAGGAGTGACCAGACAATCAGCCCCAGCTGCTTTCGCTTCAGCTAGATGTTTACCTGCCATCTGAAAAGACTGGGTTGTAGCGTAGCTAGAAAGGGGCCAACCACAACACTGGGTTCTACCCTGATAGTAAATTGGGTTAGCCCCAACCGTGCGAAAGACATTTTCTAAAGACTCAGGAGCAAAAGGATTATCATAGGGTAAGTGCTTTTGTCCCCGCAGCAAATAACAACCGTAGAAAGCCGCGCAATTGAGACCTTGGAGTTGACGCGTTACTTTAGCTGATAAAGCCTCCAAACCATAATCTCCTACCAAAACCCAAAGTAAATGTTTAACCTCCGTCGAACCGCGGTAGGCATGACATTGTTCCCGACTCAGAAAACTATTAACTTCAGCTAAATAAGCAGGATCATCCCGTTGAGCCGCTTTGAGTCGCTCATCTACGTGACCAATAACCCCCTGACAAGTACTACAATGAGTCATCATGGGTAGATTAAGAGATTCAGCCAAAGCCAGATTACGAGCGTTGACAGTATCTTCCAATAATTGAGAATCCTCTTTGTAGGTACCAGAGCCACAGCACGCTGCCTGTTTGAGTTCGATCAACTCAATACCCAAAGCCTTAGTTAAAGCATCCGTAGATAAATACAGTTCCCGACAAGCACCTTGGGCGACACAGCCTGGAAAATAAGCGTATTGAAGCATAGATTTAATTAGAGTGAAAACTGGATTGTTGTTTTGAGACCTTTTTCAGATATGATATAAAAATGCTTATCCTTAAGGATATCATTAAAAACTCTTGAATTAGATAAAGCCAGTTTAGTTTCAGTTGTAGGAGAAAATCGAAACCGATGAGCCAAGAAATTTTTGACCGAGTAAAAAAGGTAGTAATCGAAAAATTAGAGGTAGAACCAGAGCAAGTCAAAGCAGAATCTAACTTCGCCAACGATTTAGGTGCAGACTCTCTAGACCAAGTAGAATTAATTATGGCTTTAGAAGAAGAATTTGACATAGAAGTAAGCGATGAAGCAGCAGAGCAACTCGATACCGTAGGAAAAGTAGTAGAGCATATTAGCGAAAAAGCACCAGTGTAAAAGCTACTTTTGTGGAAAATACTCCCCCATCTGCTACCTGAAGTAAAAAGTGCCCTTAAATCAAATATAAAGAAATGACCAATTTACAACTGAAACGAGTTGTGGTAACGGGACTAGGTGCAATTACCCCCATCGGCAACAACCTCACGGAATACTGGGAAGGCTTACTAAGTGGTCGGAGCGGTATAGGAACGATCACGTTATTCGATGCCTCGCAACACGCGTGTAAGATTGCAGGAGAAGTCAAAGGATTTGATCCCAACGAATACATCGATCGCAAAGAAGCCAAGCGGATGGATCGCTTCTCTCAATTCGCCGTAGCAGCGAGTCAACAAGCTCTAGCCGACGCGGGATTGGTAATTAATGACCTCAACGGGGAACAGGTGGGAGCAGCCATAGGGACAGGAATAGGAGGACTACAAGTTTTAGAAACTCAACACGAGATCTGCTTAACACGCGGACCTAGTAGATGCAGTCCTTTTATGATACCCATGATGATCGCCAATATGGCAGCAGCACAAGTAGCAATTCAAACGGGAGCGAGAGGTCCCAACGCCTGCCCAGTGACAGCTTGCGCCGCGGGTTCTCACGCTATCGGAGACGCGTATCGTTTGATACAAAGAGGTTACGTCAAAGCGATGATCTGTGGTGGAACCGAAGCCGCGATTACCCCTCTGTCCGTAGCCGGTTTTAGCTCAGCCAAAGCCCTGTCCCTAAGGAACGAAGCACCAACCGAAGCAAGTAGACCCTTTGACCGCGATCGCGATGGCTTCGTCATGGGAGAAGGCAGCGGTATACTCATTCTCGAAGAACTAGAACAAGCTCTAGTTAGGAGCGCCCCAATCTACGCAGAAATAGTAGGTTATGGTCTCAGTTGTGATGCTTATCACATGACAGCCCCCGCCCCAGAAGGTCGAGGCGCCACTCGTTCCATGGAATTAGCCTTAGCCGACGCCGCTCTAAAACCCGAGGAAGTAGACTACATCAACGCTCACGGTACAAGTACCCACGCCAACGACATCAACGAAACCAAAGCGATCAAAAAAACCTTTGGTCAACACGCCTATCAGTTAGCCATAAGCTCAACTAAATCCATGACAGGACATCTCCTCGGAGGTTCCGGAGGAATAGAAGCGGTGGCCGCGGTAATGGCGATTCACCAAGGTCAAATACCACCCACCATTAATCTACACAATCTGGATCCAGAATGTGATTTAGATTACGTTCCCTTCAAAAGCCGCTCTCAAACAGTAGAAGTAGCTTTATCCAACTCTTTTGGATTTGGTGGCAATAATGCAACCTTAATCTTCAAAAAATATTAATCTCAAGCAGGGGAAAATCTCGAGAAGAACCCCCAACAGTGAGATGATAAAAACTAATATCTTATCGTAAATTTAAATCAAAACAGATTATGGTTGTTCAAACCCAGTCACTCGAAGAACTCTGTATCAATGCTATTCGTTTTCTAGCCATAGACGCCGTAGAAAAAGCTAACTCCGGTCACCCCGGCTTACCCATGGGAGCAGCTCCTATGGCTTTTGTTCTGTGGGATCGCTTTCTGCGCTTTAACCCTAAAAACCCCAAATGGTTAAACCGCGATCGCTTCGTCCTTTCCGCAGGACACGGCTGTATGCTACAATACGCACTATTATATCTTACTGGGTACGACAGCGTTAGTCTCGAAGACATCAAACAATTCCGTCAATGGAACTCGAAAACCCCCGGTCATCCAGAAAACCATGTTACCGCGGGTATAGAAGTAACCACCGGACCCCTGGGACAGGGAATAGCCAACGGCGTCGGTTTCGCCATGGCAGAAGCCCATCTAGCCGCAACCTTTAACAAGCCAGATTTTCCCATGATCGACCATTACACCTACGTTATCCTAGGGGATGGGTGTAACATGGAAGGTATCTCTGGTGAAGCTTGCTCCCTCGCAGGTCACCTGGGTTTAGGCAAACTCATCGCCCTCTACGACGATAACCACATCTCCATCGATGGCTCCACCGACCTATCTTTTACCGAAGACGTGGGTAAACGTTACGAAGCCTACGGCTGGCACGTACAACACGTAGAAAACGGTAATACAGACTTAGCAGCGATTGAGAAAGCGATCGCCGCAGCTAAAGCCGTCACGGATAAACCCTCCCTGATTAAGGTAACTACCCTAATCGGTTACGGTTCTCCCAACAAAGCCGACAGTCACGACGTTCATGGTTCCCCCCTGGGTAAAGACGAGATTAAAGCGACTCGCCAAAACCTAGGTTGGTCTTACCCCGAATTCGAAGTCCCATCTGAAGTACTAGATCATTTTCGTAAAGCCGTAGATAGGGGTGCTACCTATCAAGAGGAATGGGAGCAACTGTTCCAGAACTATCAAGCCCAATATCCTGAAGAAGCGGCTCTACTCAGTCGTATGCTCACAGGTAAACTCCCCGAAGGCTGGGAAAAAGCTTTACCTACCTATACACCCGAGAGTAAAGCAGACGCCACCCGCAACCAATCGGGCGCTACCCTCAACGCCTTAGCAGGGGTTTTACCCGAGTTATTCGGAGGCTCCGCCGATTTAGCCCCATCTAACAAGACACTACTAAAAGGTTACGGAGACTTCCAAAAAGGTCAATATCAAAACCGCAACCTACGTTTCGGTGTACGTGAACACGGTATGGGTGCTATCTGTAACGGTATCGCTCTCCATGGCTCGGGTTTAATTCCCTACGGCGCTACTTTCCTCGTCTTTACCGACTATATGCGCAACTCCATCCGTCTTTCTGCCATATCAGAAGCGGGAGTAATTTGGGTGATGACCCACGATTCGGTAGCTTTAGGAGAAGATGGACCCACTCACCAACCCGTCGAACATATCGCCTCTTTGCGTGCTATACCACAGCTTGTAGTTATGCGTCCTGCAGATGGCAACGAAACCTCAGGAGCCTATAAAGTCGCCGTAGAAAATCGGCACCGTCCTACTCTTTTGGCTCTATCACGTCAAAATCTACCCAATTTAGCGGGAAGTTCCATCGAAGCCACCGCTAAAGGCGCCTATATCCTCAATGATTGTGAGGGAACACCAGAACTAATCTTAATTGGGACGGGAGGAGAAACCCACCTCTGCGTTGAAGCAGGAGCCCGATTGAGTCAAGAAGGGATTAAGGTACGTGTGGTTTCCATGCCCAGTTGGGAACTATTTGACATGCAAGATTCCGCTTACCGCGAATCGGTCCTACCCAAAGCAGCGACCAAGAGATTAGCCGTAGAAGCAGGTTCCAGCATGGGCTGGTGTCGTTACGTAGGTAGTGAAGGCGATACCATCAGTATTGATCACTTCGGCGCTTCCGCACCTGGCGAGATAGTCATGGAAAAATTTGGCTATACTGTAGACAACGTCGTAAATAAAGCCAAAGCTTTGTTAGGTTAATAAATTGAAAACCCCCGGATTATCGGGGGGCCTTTTTTTATTGGTTAGCTAATTGAGCTGTTTTAACTGTCAAGTCTAAATCGCGATCGCCTCTTTTAAGGGATACCGTTAAACTTTTATCAATCCCCACTTTTTCTACTAAAGACTGTAGCTGACTACCATCGGTGATAGGCTGGTTATTGACTTTAGTAATCACATCGCCCACCCGGATACCCGCAGCTTCTGCAGGAGTATCGGGAAGAACTCTTACTACTAAGACTCCATTGGTTTCGGGAATTAAAAAGGGAGAATTAGGATCTTGGTTATTTTGTTTAGCTAATTCTGGGGTTATAGTAACCATTTGTACCCCGATGTAAGGATGAGGAACTTCTCGCCCGCTTGCTAGTATGTTTTGTAATTCCTTGGCTTTGTTAATAGGTATCGCAAAACCAATACCCATAGCATCAGCGCGAATAGCAGTATTAATA is from Gloeocapsa sp. PCC 73106 and encodes:
- a CDS encoding glucose-1-phosphate adenylyltransferase codes for the protein MKRVLAIILGGGAGTRLYPLTKLRAKPAVPLAGKYRLIDIPVSNCINSEISKIYVLTQFNSASLNRHLSRTYNFSSFSEGFVEVLAAQQTVENPSWFQGTADAVRQYLWLFREWDIDEYLILSGDHLYRMNYAEFIERHRDTKADITLSVVPIDEKRASSFGLMKIDDNGRIVDFSEKPKGEALKQMQVDTTVLGLTPEEAQKSPYIASMGIYVFNKKVMADLLEYSPEQTDFGKEIIPSAANKYNLQAFLFQDYWEDIGTIESFYEANLALTQQPLPPFSFYDEKAPIYTRSRYLPPTKLLDCHVTESMIGEGCIIKQCHINHSVLGIRSLIETNCIIEDTLIMGADYYEPFLERQENLQHGKIPVGIGKNSIIRRAIVDKNARIGSNVQIINKDRVEEANREEQGFFIRSGIVVILKNAVITDNTVI
- the smpB gene encoding SsrA-binding protein SmpB; its protein translation is MSQNQEVIKIVSDNRQARFLYEILETYEAGVQLTGTEVKSIRAGKVNLRDGYGLIRNGEAWLINIHISGYEASGAYFNHEPRRSRKLLLHRREISKLIGQIEQKGLTLVPLKMYIKGNWIKISLGLGKGKKLHDKRETIKRREDQRDMERALKR
- a CDS encoding IctB family putative bicarbonate transporter, whose translation is MNFVSDDWIRASLTGRLIGSLASWKESSWVWRWSKPLGALLLALVLGLAPFVSNGIVGLLLVGVGFFWLVLTLCEREKIDSGGIAQLVFLYWAIATVATAFSPVKTAALDGWIKLTLYLMMFALSAQVLRSPRLCSWLITIFLHTSLIVSIYGVRQRIFGADALATWNDPDSPLAQSTRVYSYLGNPNLLAGYLLGAIALSLGAIFVWRGWWGKALAVTIFVLNSACLYFTSSRGGWLALAGLLVTFFCFLYYWYFQFLPQWGRLWIIPIVPSAIALTGTIAFFRVESLRLRLLSIFAGREDSSNNFRLNVWGAVIEMIRDYPILGIGPGNQAFNEIYPLYMRPNFTSLGAYSIYLEMTVEMGLIGLASFLVLIATIFYRGLTNLQRLNLTRCVRGFWLMGAMAGLVGMLVQGLVDVIWYRPQVNTIWWFLVAIVASFGVITPSRD
- a CDS encoding GAF domain-containing protein; this translates as MNNADQRLFSYEREQERLNILKKLNLLTPETIPVCEEATQMVARFLEIPICFLGLMLSDHLWLKSTLGLAKLGFMNPLAQERRIWRQDSFCAHVIDSEQCLIIEDTLVNPLYADLSLVKDYGIRSYLGTPLITSTGHCLGTLAVMDLVPHQFSLKNQEFLALTARWCLRELETKYFCQHQVDFKTGVKNIIDIFQVKFFQEITEKLRAPLTSVIGMSSVLKNQNYGPLNEKQQNYLEIIHKSGYSLASLIESIEELNLESEDLQQVKLSPTAPSMVAQDIIIRLKNWIDLEILSEKNEFLYLLDQKKLRQTLYYLSLSFLEVKDNRYQLNMSISYQKKTIDIAISLVNNQQPGTNFWLGQKQELELLWQGRKLKASSLAKIIQETEHFKDYYTQLLELFLSCYLAELQEGEILVQSCQDFHYQYILKLPKILAT
- a CDS encoding photosystem II S4 domain protein, which encodes MLPRAEILKRVENREEIARILDLSEQAWKTWSIVLTDFLSPTILVEALPLFTDLTELHCLAWGGYPQAERQRLGLGRTEVPIDTEVVELAVLKIEGNFLFDVATHRDFLGAILGTGIVRDKIGDIIVLGERGAQVIVVPEMVDFLCGTVVQVRSVSVQTKPIAVGELKITPAKTKEIQTVEASMRLDAIASAGFGLSRSKMAEAISSGDVRVNWKEVSSPSYQLHSGDLISFQGKGRLQVGEVAITKKERYRVQLTRYL
- a CDS encoding VOC family protein gives rise to the protein MNSSLLFHLAIPINDTVKAKTFYHQGLGCDLGRENASAIIFNFHGHQLVAHMTKQALVPQSGIYPRHFGLIFANEVDWSNLLTRANAQSLQFYQQPKLRFPGEFTEHRTFFLEDPFYNLLEFKYYRHHEAVFGGRELNAIGDR
- a CDS encoding triacylglycerol lipase, which produces MNPVVLIHGLNDTVTVFEQMADYLTSLGWSVYRLNLNPNRGNQKLEILAQQVQYYIETTFKPEQSIDLVGFSMGGIVTRYYLQRLGGINRVKRYINIGTPNQGTVTAYLLPNQGICQMRPDCTFLKELNQDRQELLKNLRVTTLWSDYDLMIVPARSSRMGIGKEQQIPVLFHSWLLSDRRVLKALAEALSEPLDD
- a CDS encoding acylphosphatase — translated: MDSQSEERICAHVVISGRVQGVGYRFFTHQQARNLKIKGWVRNLPNSGVEAVFEGDRASVDKIIYWCRTGPPEAVVKDISVKFCPSQGRETFEIIYW
- a CDS encoding CoB--CoM heterodisulfide reductase iron-sulfur subunit B family protein; its protein translation is MLQYAYFPGCVAQGACRELYLSTDALTKALGIELIELKQAACCGSGTYKEDSQLLEDTVNARNLALAESLNLPMMTHCSTCQGVIGHVDERLKAAQRDDPAYLAEVNSFLSREQCHAYRGSTEVKHLLWVLVGDYGLEALSAKVTRQLQGLNCAAFYGCYLLRGQKHLPYDNPFAPESLENVFRTVGANPIYYQGRTQCCGWPLSSYATTQSFQMAGKHLAEAKAAGADCLVTPCPLCHLNLDSRQPEVEKVTGQDLGLPVLHLPQLVGLALGIPPEKLGLDRHVVSTRPVLTKLGIK
- the acpP gene encoding acyl carrier protein translates to MSQEIFDRVKKVVIEKLEVEPEQVKAESNFANDLGADSLDQVELIMALEEEFDIEVSDEAAEQLDTVGKVVEHISEKAPV